Genomic segment of Methanoculleus horonobensis:
CAGAGGTAGTCTTTTAATACCATATTCTCAAATTGTATAGGTACCTTCGAAGGAGTCGTCAACATGGCAGATTTCAAAATCATCCTATCAGACCCGGAGACCGGGCGTTCATATAAGATCGATGCGACCGGCCCCACCGCCGGAGCATTCATCGGCAAGCGCATCAGCGACGAGATCAACGGGGACATCCTCGGCTTTGCGGGCTACACGATCCGGATCACCGGCGCTACGGACAAGACCGGTATTCCCTCACGCCGCGACCTTCCCGGCCCATCCCGGAGAAGGCTCCTCCTCTCCAAGGGTGTCGGGTTCCACCCGGCCATGGACGGGGAACGCCGCAGGAAGTCGGTGCGGGGCAACGAGATCAGCGCTGACACCGTCCAGATCAACGCCGCCGTGAAGCAGAGCGGTGCAAAGCCCCTGGCAGAATACTTCAGCCAGCCCGAGGCGGCGGCTGAATAAATCCGCCCCCGATCTTTTCTA
This window contains:
- a CDS encoding 30S ribosomal protein S6e, whose amino-acid sequence is MADFKIILSDPETGRSYKIDATGPTAGAFIGKRISDEINGDILGFAGYTIRITGATDKTGIPSRRDLPGPSRRRLLLSKGVGFHPAMDGERRRKSVRGNEISADTVQINAAVKQSGAKPLAEYFSQPEAAAE